The genomic interval AATTAAGTGATTCAAAACAGCATTTATATTTCATAGAAGCTGCAATATACCTCAACATGGAACAGAATTCAGAACTCTGTGAAAGAGAGCTGGTGTCCAGAGGGTTGATGTCACACAGCCTGTGGCATAAAAGATGGAGCTAGTCCGTTCTACTAGCTCTGGCTGGACAGAGACTGCGCTTCCAAAAGCGATCTTTTCAACCTTAGATCTTAATTATTCCCAACAGGGATAATTAGATTCCACTTTCTCAGATTACAGGTTTGATAAATTTCTGAGTAAATATCTTGTTCCCTaatgtttttgtttacttttctacAGTTGACCTTCATCGAACTCTGAATATTCTCTCTGTAGTTAAGTAGTGTGCTTAGTGGTCAGAATGTTTAGTCTCCTTTACTGGCTCACTGTTCCCCAATTTCAGACTGAGATTAAGCAAATTGCTTATTCCAGACAAATTGGACTTCCCGGGAGGATAAAGTtaggaaaaaaatggcaaaggaaGGTCTGTGGTCTACTAGAAAGACAATGGGGTAAACAGGCTTCTGAAGAAGCTGGTTCCTGGTCTGTGCAGGGAATGACTCATCTCTTAGCTTGGGCAAGGGTTTAGTTGGAagcttctagagcagtgattttctgttatgagacagagtctcactatgttgccctcaggagagtgccatggtgtcacagctcacagcaacctcaaactcttgggcttacgcgattctctcttgcctcagcctcccaaatagctggaactacaggtgcccaccacaatgcctggctatttttttgttgtagttgttattgttgtttagcagacccgggcaagttcaaacccacctgccttggtgtatgtggccagcatcctaaccactgaactacgggcgccaagcctacacCTGGTATGCCACAGTACACTGGTATGCTGACacaatcttaggtgtgccacaaaaatttttaaagatcattaattaaattattttcaaaagttcaaacCACAGGaagtattttagtattttctttgtttacctttttttgatcaacataatttaagtatgctgtggaagtttaactataggttcaaacgtgctgtgagataaaaaaaaaaaaaaaaaaaaaaatcttgaaaaacactggtctagtgTCTCCTTAAACCCCAAGATAACATGATCCAATTATCAGTGGAAGaagtaaaaaagtttttttcctaaCATATTACATACAAAATGGGTTTGTATAATCTCAGGATTGCTAGACAATAACATTTTGGAGAAACTTAATTCCCTTAGTCTCATAAAATATTAAACCTAGTGTACAGTGAGGGCTGAATACTGACTCTTTGTTGAATGAACACATTTCAGGAGGCTCAGGGTTTGAGAGCAGGATTATCTCCAGTGGGGACCTGTTTGTTACAGCTGCACATTACAGCAGGTGAAAGTAAGGATTCTTCACAGTGTCTGTATTTCTGATTCTTTCTCTCCTGAGCTGCATTTCAGTCCTTTTTCACAGACAAATATACCCTTTTACCCACTCATAGGCTAGCCTAGGCTCCTGGGCCACTCAGGGAAGATTCATTCTTCTTCCACTGCAGGAAATACTTGGGATTGCTAAGGGCTGTGTGGGGAGAGAGACACATTTAGCCTCTCTGCACTTCTCTGCCTAGGTGTGGCAAAGATGTTTGATCTCAAGACGAAGATTATGATCGGCATTGGCATCAGCTTACTGATTGCCACGTTTGTGCTCATAGGCATCGTTCTCTGTCTTTACATCAAATTATCCAGAGCACTAAGGTGAGTCATGGGGGCAAGACTGGACAATACCTCCTAAGTGGGACGGCTGGGCTCTCTGCCCAGCAGGTCCTTCCCGCTGCTGTGGCCACACTGGGATGAGGTCAGGATTAACAGGCAGCTTTGAAAAGGCAAAAGGCTCAGGTATGGAATCATATTTTTCCTGTGGCTTGGGTTTGTGAGCCAGGGAGTAGAATGCACTCCGCCTAGGGCTGTGTGCCGGTGCTGCTTGGCTGTCACTGGACCTTGCTGAGCTCACTGCCCGGTGTGTAAGTTAGTGTCTTGGCTGGGCCTCCCTCTGTGAGGAGCACTGTAGACGGAAGGCTGCAGGGCAGGCTGCATGCTGAACCTCTGCCTGGACCGGCACAGAAGATGGGCTGGTCGGAGCTCCTCCTACCTGCACTGGGAGCTCTCTGGGTTTTCCCTCAGTCATTCCCAGTAGCCAGGAGACAGTGAGGTGGGCCTTCAAGACCCTGAGACTGCCACGCTGTGTGCAGATCCTGGGAGAGTTGACAAGGGGACATAGATGAGACAAGAAATGATCACAGTTTTGGGAAAAGACCCTGCAAGTATGGAAGAGATTCATTTGCAGAAGCAGTTGTGTCCCCCCCGTTCTAGGGAGTTGGATGGCACATCCCAGAACTGCACAGTTTCGCGCAGCACCTTCCCCACCACTGCTGCCTCTCGAGGGCTTGCAGTAACCAGCAGGGTGATCCTCACTTGCAATTCACTTTCCTTTACTTTTGTTACCTGACTCTACATTTATAGCAATCTGAGGAAGGAACTTGGGTGGAGGGGGGAACTTTAACCTAGTGTTGGTGTCACAGGTTTGATTGCCACACAGGGACTGAGAAGGAAAATTCTAACCCTGCgctttgtatgtctttttttaagaGCTGCAAGGGATGCTGATGCTATAAGATGTTGTGGTAATCTAGCCAAGTTGTGCTGGAACAACAAAGCCACCGCCACTGGGTCTTGTGCTGCACTCCAGTGCTGTGACGGATGTAGAATGTACACAGATTATGACTCCCTGCCACCTTGCTGCTGTGACACAAATGAGGGACTCTGACGTGGGAAAAGTGGGCACAAAAATCTTCATGAGAAATATTTCTTAGTGGAATGTTTTATTATTCAAATCAAGTTCTAGTGTGTTTGCATTATATGatgaacaatattattttatatacttttgaaTAAACATGCAACACAGAAAATCATCCTCTCTGCCTCAAGTGTTTCTTTTGTTGGTTATAAATATCCCTTGCATTAACCCCTCTGGGACTTGGGGTAACTAGTTTGTAATATTACGCTACACCAGAAGGAGACTTAgagtagaaaataaaagcatgggGCATGGCCCCACGCCAGAATAAAGATATAGAGGAGTCTCAGGGCATTTCCAGTCTCAACTTCAGCTGATCTTGCCCAGCTGCAGCAGCTGGATGGGCTCCTCTTCTGAGGGTTCTGTGATCATGTTCAGCTCCCTCCTTGCGGACTCCATTCATCCAAAGAAAAAGTGACAAAAGCCAGGTGGGACTTCCCTGGGTTAGAGCTGTCTGACCTGTATGCAGGTGGGCTTGTGCTCAGTGGCCTCCAAAGGACATTTGGAAAACCCAGGTTCCTCCCAGGTAGAGCACAGAGAACTGTTCCTTATGCTGCTGACAATGAGTCTCTTCCATACTTAAGGGTCTCTTCCAAAAACTGTGATCATCTCTTTGCCATCCCCCAAATCTCCAGAACAGGCTGCTTCCTCTGTGGATCCCTGGAACACTGATTTGTGCTGATCCAGCCGACAATGTCTTCAGCTGTAACAGGAACCTCCAGCTGAAGGCCAGAGCCCAGACTCCCTGGACCACAGCGAGAAAAAAGGAAACTATCCGAGGAACACATGCAGCCCTGAGTTTTcaagcccagagaggcagggaaatGCAATAGCAATCATGTCTCACTCCCCCACAGGGGCCATCATTACTTCCTGGAGCGACTTGCTAAGTGCACTCCACACTGATGCCCACGTAACCATGAAACGCCACACCTGTTGGACACCCCCACTCAGCTCCCCTTTCTTTTCAGGCAAGGTCTGGCCTTTGTTAGGACTGTTCTTTTCAGTTCTCCCATTTTAGAAGAGAGATTTTGTCTTTGCCTTGGGGGAGATTTAGGTTTCAggaacaacaaaaggaaaactaCCTTTTCTGCCTGTGTCCTGGGGCAGAAATATGACAATTTAGTTCCTGTGATTTCACTTTACACAGCAggctttaaaaattatagttcCTTCCTACTGTTTGAAATTTGGTCTTGGATTTTTATTTATGACCAATTACTGTTTTAACCATGAAAATGAGTCCTTTGACCCAGAAGTTCAGagacagattctttttctttttatgagcgCTTTCCCCAGAAAACCCTGTAAAAGCCCAAACTGTCTGCAGGCCTTTCTCACTCAGTCAGAGATGTAAATTGTAACATGTCTTTTAAATGTTAACATCCAAAGAATTAGCAACATTCTGGTAAGGTTATATTCGAAACAgctagaggtttttttgtttgtttgtttgtttatttgttttcgtaaagacagagtctcactttatcatccttggtagtgtcgtggcatcacaactcacagcgacctccagctcctgggcttaggtgattgattctcttgcctcagcttccccagtagctgtgtTTTAGACCATGCCAAAATTCCTTTCCTCAGTGGAGACCTTTGGCTCAGAAGAGAAACAGTTATGAGGaattaagttattttatttgtatgaCTCGACCTTTCTTTGTAATCCTTTGTACTGAAAGAGATCAAAATATTCCTTTCTAAAGTACTGGGTGTTACGGACCTGAAGGAGGTTAAAACGTACGGGACACTCTTCCCCTTGCCCTGCTTGCCTGATGGCAGGACGGCAATTTACCAAGACAAAGGTTTCCTACCTGTTTCTCCCCAGCTATAGACCTCTTTACAATGCTTGCTTACCACCTCCGCCTAGGCAGTGTAAGAGAATCTAGGAgctgactttccttttttttttttttcaattttattttatttttattatttttttttattcctccctctacccacctcccctctccctccccacgccttcccccttccccctgttcttaggttgtaacttggttatagctttcatgtgaaggtcctaagttagtttcatagtaggggtgaatacattggatattttttcttccattattcagacactttactgagaagaatatgctccagctccatccatgtaaacatgaaggaggtaaggtctccatctttcttcaaggatgcatagtattccatggtgtacatataccacaatttgttaattcattcgtggatcgatgggcacttgggtttcttccatgacttagcaattatgaatagggctgcaaccTTTTCCTCTAAATTTACCTTCCCAGACCTTCCCTCCTTATGCCCTCCAGGGATAGCTTCAGTTTTCCTGTTTTGTTGACTGCCTCTTTAAATCTTCCAGCTGGACTTTGGGTGTACATGGCCAGCTGAGAAGCTGAGACCCTAGCTGGGGAACAAACTCTTAAGATTATACTATTGTGgacgggtacagtggctcacgcttgttattctagcactctgggaggccaaagtgggtggactgcctaagcacaggagttcaagaccagcctgagctagagcaagacccatctctaaaaatagccaggtgttgtggagggcacctacagtcccagctactctggagcttgaggcaagaggatctcttgaacccaggagtttgaggttgctgtgagctatgacaccatggcactaccaagggcaacaaaaacagtctgaaaaactataaaaaaagataacattCTGGAAATGGCAAAACCATGGAGATAGTGAAGAGATGAATGGTTGACAGGGGTTGAAGGGGTTGAAAGTATGAGCAGGTACAGCACAGAGGTCTGAGAGGGCAGTGAGACTGTTCCGTGTACAGCAACCTTACGCTGCTGTAACAGTGGAAGTAGGTCATTACACATCTGTCCAAACCCACAGACCATACACCACCAAGAATGGACCTAATGTAAACTACGGATTTTAGATGATGATAATATCATGGTAGATTCATCAACCATAATAAACCCACTACTCTGGTGGGGGACAATGATAGTGAAACtccctatttttaaattatgtaaggCTATAAGGCAGGAACTTTCGAAAAAGTCTGATTTTCATAGAAGTACAGACATAGCTACAAGTTAGGCATGGGTTGTTTCCTAACTTGCTTTCCCGTAACTGCTTACTGCTTATTGCTTAAATGTCATGAATTCTTAACAGATATAAGATCTGTGGTCTATACAATAACAGCACTAATGTGAAACCTAACACTGGTCTTTGAGAGATCTTCCAGACTCCTCAGGGGAATCTCAGTGATGTCAACCAGACCAGCAGCCCTGCAGTGGAGCTGACCCAACAAGTCCTGCCACCGTCTATCCAAGAGCCATCTCAGCCAAGAAGACAATTTCTGCCTCCCAACCCTCTGAGTTTCTCTCCAAGCAATTAGCTGACCCAATTCCCCAGCTCTTCGTTCCCCAAATTACCTGTAAAATCTTAGCCCAAAAGTCAgaggagatggatttgagaaatctCTCCCATTTCCCCACTTGGTGTCTTGCAATGTTAAACTCTTCTTACAACTCCTGCTGTCTCAGGATGCTGTCCTCCTCCTGAGCAGTAGGCAAGAACCCAGCAGTGGGAGAGGTTGTGCATATGTGGGGTAGGGATCTACAGGAAACCCCTGTACCTTCCTCACAATGTTGCTACAGCCCTAAaactgctctttaaaaaaaaaaatctactgaaaaaagaaaataaataaattcaaaaacttTTATCAACCCATTCACTATGAAGGCTTGCAtgatatacatacatttatacgtttaaaaatagttgaaaattTGTGAATGAATGTCATAGAAACATCACATATAGCAAAATATGTTTCCCAATTTCAAAGGAGGAATTTTTGACAACTATGAAAAATACTGACCCTTAATAAATGATCCTGCATGGTTCCTTGATTACAGTACTTTAATTTTACAAGTTTTTACTTCACATTAGGGAGTCAAACTAAAGAATttgaaacagaaatatattttggtatattttgtctttgatttttaacataAACACTAAGCTAACTCAAATAACCATTCTATGTTGTGCTGGTATTGTtctaaatattaacaaatgtgtAAAACTCAGAGTATATAGGAAAATCATAAATTTATCAAACTTCATATTgacaaatattactttttaaaatgattgtGACTTCCTTCCCAATCACAACTTTTTCTCATCAAATGCATGCAGAAGGAACCAGGCCTGTCTGTATCTTTCTTCATTCACGGTTCTTGCTCTATGTGCAGTGATTACAGCTACATCACAGTGAGACACTGTGTGAATCAATGAACACATCACAAATTCCAGGCAGTACAGGACTATTAACTCACAGGGTCAGCCTTAAGTGAGACAGATTCTCCTCAATGACAAAGAAAACACTACATACCTCTTATGACTGTTGCATAAATAATGGCCCACAAAGCACTAGCAAAAGGAACATGCAAACCCTCAGCTCACTGTGGCCAGACTCTGTTCCATACACCGTGTCACCTTTATAGCAcaagaaaaatggacaaatagtGTATACAATGCCCCTCCTTTTAAGGAACAAATTTGTTAAAACATTAAATGGGATAccccttttcttaaaaataaaacatcttatgCAAAGATTAGTTGAAATAAGATAGTTCTATTAAGACAAGTAGCTTCCAGAGTGGATGC from Nycticebus coucang isolate mNycCou1 chromosome 3, mNycCou1.pri, whole genome shotgun sequence carries:
- the LOC128581144 gene encoding protein FAM24A-like — protein: MPQYTGVAKMFDLKTKIMIGIGISLLIATFVLIGIVLCLYIKLSRALRAARDADAIRCCGNLAKLCWNNKATATGSCAALQCCDGCRMYTDYDSLPPCCCDTNEGL